CGTGAACTCTTCGATTCGGCCCCGTATGGCTGAACTTGCCAGTGAATACTTGGCTGACCTGACCGATGGGCGCTACTCGGCAGTTGAATTAGCCGAGGATTTTACCCCTACGGTAGTTGAGGACGGCGAGGCCAAGCGGGTTATTAGTGGGGGAGAGGAGGATATCCTTAACCTCTGTATGCGCATCTCGCTCTCTCATATGTTGGCAGAGCGGGCCGGACAGAGCTTTTCGCTCTTGATGCTCGATGAGGTCTTTGGCTCCCTCGATGAGGGGCGACGTAGTAACGTACTAGCGTTATTAGAGAAGCTCAGAAGGCGCTTTGAGCAGATAATTATTATTACCCATCTCGATGATATTAAGGATGGTGTGCAGCACCTTATTCAGGTCGAATACGAGGAGTCCTCAGGGACCGCGCAGGTTGTTTCGGCGCAGGATCTAAGTACGGGCGCTCATGAAAGAGCGATCGCTTTATAATCAAACGCAAGTTGAATTTCTGTCGATGCCGATCTGCGCCGCTTTCTCTATGTAAAATTATGTTCCATAGAACGGTAATTTGGTGCTAGGTTCTTGGACTGTTTGATGCCCAGTTAATACCGGAGCAAATTAGTAGTGGCGCCGTTCATGAATAGAGAGCAACAGGAGCCCCTAGGGGGAGGAGTGGAACAACATACGGAGATACTTTCCAGCGCTCTTCGCACCCCACAGCTCAGCGAGGCTCTCCTTGCAGAGGGATCTCGCAAATTGCTCGAGGCCTTTAAGGCTTCTGAGGGTCAGCGCTACACCCAGGTCTCTCATGAGCTTAGCTACGGCGACTACCTGCGTGAAGTTCTCAAAAGTCCACGCCACCTGATCCGCAATACGTTTCAGTACACGGCCGACGCCATGGAATCGTTCGGAGCCGAGACAAAAACCGTATTGGGGCAGGAGCTCCTAGATTTCAAGCTACGCACCTGGCCGTGGGAGTCCGGGATGGTATGTGACAAGAGAAAGCTTGAGGGACAGGAGCCTGCCCTCAATGAGTTCTATCAGCAGATGAGGTTGTTTGGGCGTAGAGAGTTCTCCAACCGGATGTTTATATTTCATGGCCCACCCGGTTCTGGCAAAACGCGCCTTAACGACACACTCGATGCGATGCTTGAGCATTACTCAGAGCGGGATCCTAATGGTGCGCTCTATCGCTTAATCTGGGTATTTCCAGAGGAAAGAGCCGCGAAGGCCTTCGGGTTTTCAATGAATCAGCCTAGAAGCGCATACGCTACTGAGGAGGGGAGCGGCCAGGTAGCTCGCATCGTATACAGACCGATAGGCAATACCGATCCGCTCTTTCTCCTCTCCGCTTCATGTGACGGCAAGGGGCCGCGTGAGCAACTACTGGCTAACCTTGAAGAACAGGGGAGGCTGTCGACAGATCTCAACGTTGATTATCTATTGCGTGGGGAGCTAGATACATTCTCAGAGTCGTTACTTGAGACCTTAGTTAGTTTTTATCGGCAGGATTATATAGCCAGAGGTCTTAACCAGCAGGATCGATCGGAGAGTACGATACTTGATGAGGTACTAAATCGGCACGTGCGTGTTGAGCGTTATACCCTCTCGTGTAGACAGGGTAGAGGGCTCTGCTCCATCTGGGGGAGCGCCAATCGAGATGCTGACATAGAGCAGTTTTATGATTCCTATGCGCCGCCACCTGAGGAGGTTCGCGCAGCAGAGAGAGATCTCCATATACCAACTAGCTTTATGCTTCGTGCCAATCGTGGGCACCTGCATTTCTCGGATCTATTTCGTCCAAATGAGCGTGATAGGGGTGGGGACGATATTTCGCACATGAATCACCTCCTAAACGAGATCGAATCTGGACACACCCAGATCTTTTCGCTTAGGCAGGCTGCCGCAATTAAGACAGAGAAGGTGAATGTTCTCCTTAGAGCAGACGCCAACGATGATCTGATTATGATGAAGAGTGGCGCCAATGGTTGGGACTCTCTGGTGCGTCGACTACAGTTCATTACGGTTCCGCATATTACGCGCTACCTCTCTGAGGCCGCGGCGCAACGGGATTTCTTTAGAACTATAGTCGGAACGGATCGGGTAATCTGTCCACATGTACTTGATGCTGTCGCGTTGTTCGTAACGGCATCGAGACTTCTGAAGCCGAATCCGACAAGCTATAGCGATGTGCATGAGAGGATGCCTGGAATTCTAGCGCGTATGAGCGTCGTTGAAAAAGCGCTGCTTTTGCAGGAGCCGAGAGACGGAGTTAAAAACGAGCTTAATATGCTCAAGTCAGAGGAGAGCGCCAAATGGCATCAGGACGATCTAGTTCTTCTAAAGAAATTCCTGCCAAAGATAGCAGATGAATATATGTACGGGGTCGGTGAGACTAGATTCTCGCTCTATGATGGTGGTTTCGGAGTCTCAACGGCAAATGCACAGGATCTGCTGCGCAAGATGGCGGTTTTTAGACAGGGTGAGCCAATTACTGTGATTGAGGTGATAGAGGTGCTTAAGCAGCATCAAGATAAGTTCCCATATTACGAGAAGATCGAGGAGTCGAAGCGTCAGTATGCACGACGACTGCTCGATGATAAAAAACAGGAGGCATCCCGACTTGGCAGGACGATGAATTATAAGGAAACGCAGGAGGCTCTTAAGGAGATCATGAGCCGTGTTGAGAAGGAGTTTCCTATTCCGTCACCTGATTCGATCGTTAAAGAGATCGTTTCTTACGCTAAGCGTATGGTTCAAGATGATTTTTATGCGGCTATGGGTATTGCAAGTGAGGAGCAGAGCAAACTCTCGATCCGGCGCTATCTGGCACATGCGCGAGTCTCAATTGGGCAGGCTCCACTTGAGGTTGAGCAGCAGTACCGAGTCAATGATCGCGAGCGCGGACATAACGAGGAACTTCTCCAGGATTTTGAGGACAAGGTCGTAAAGAACGAAAACCTCTCGACACCAGAGAAGCGCCAAGAATACAGAAAGCATCTGTTTGAGCAGATCGGTAACTGGCAAGCTGAGAATCCACAGGAAAGCGTTGTTACTAATTATGAGAACATCTTCGGAGAGCTTGTAGAGGGAATGAGGGTTGTTCGGAAAGAGATGCTTGAAAAGCCACTTCATGAGTTCGAACAGATGACAAGGGAGTATGCAGACGATCCATTAAAGGTCAGAAAAGATTTAGATGGTAAGGAAGATGAGCGCCGTAGAGCACAGCGCTGGGTTAAAGCCATTAAGGCGCTTGAAGATACCCTTAAATATCCGAGGGAAGAGCGTTGGGAAACTATTCGCAAGCATCTTGAGTGGGCGGTTAAGAAGTAGGCAGTATGAGCGATCTAGAGCACAACGCGGCAAAAAACAATGACGTTCCATCCTTAGATACAGAGGCTTTTCGCCGTCACAAGATAACGGTGCACGAGTTTGCCGGCTCTCGTGGAGCACAGGAGCGGCTTATTCAGGGGTGGAAGAACGAGATTGAGGAGATCGTAAAGAGTATCTGCCCCCTTGATTTCTTTCCGCAGGAGTTCGTTGTTGTCAATTGGAAGCAGTTGCAGGTAATCCTTGCTCGTGAGGGCTTTCCTAAACGGTATGAGCACTGGCGTTTCGGCCAAAACTACGAGAGTCAGTCAGTACGAGATAGCTATGGACTGGGCCGAACCTATGAGCTGGTTATCAACACAGACCCCTGCATCGCCTACCTGCTCGACTCTAATTCGGTGCAGGAGACCAGAACGGTCATGGCGCATGTTTATTTCCATAATATATTCTTTAAGCATAACGCATATTTCAAGGCTACTGATCGACGCATGCTCGACAAGATGGGGGATCATGCAGAGCGCATCAAACGCTACCAAGAGGAGCATGGTCCGCTAGTTGTAGAGAGCTTTCTCGATAACTGTCTATCGCTAGACAACCTAATTGACGTGCATTCAGTTGCGCTGCGTAGAGCTAGTAACGAGGTAGTGCAGCGATCCACCCTTGAGCGCAGAGCGCTGGATCCTATTAAGCCGGCGCGCTTTGATGTGCCGGAATATCTTGATCGATATGTGAATCCACCTGAAGTGTTGCGCGCGCAGGTTGAACGGGAGACAAAGGAACGTGACCAGAGGCTTAAGAGGCTTCCACCAGAGCCGGAGCAGGATATTCTACTCTTTTTAATGACGCATGCGCCGCTTGATCCGTGGCAGCAGGATGTGCTCTCTATGGTTCGTAATGAGTCGTACTACTTCGCGCCACAACGCATGACCAAGATTATGAATGAAGGGTGGGCGAGCTATTGGCACTCTAAATGTATGACTGAACACCTTTTACCACGCTATCCATCTGAGACGGTAGACTACTGCGATTTTAACTCTTCCGTATTGCAGCCGTGGGGCAAGAGTATAAATCCATATCGTCTCGGTGTGCGACTATTGCGCGACATCGAAGAGCGTTGGGATAAGGGCAAGTTCGGCCATGAGTGGGATGATTGTCGGGATATGGAGGCTCGGCACAACTGGGACAAGAAAATTGGCTTAGGGCAGGAAGAGATCCTGCGTGCCATGATTACACACAACGACCTAACATTTATCTACCATTATTTAACCCCTGAATTCTGTGCTGAGAATAAGCTTCATACCTATGAGCATGATAATGAGGGGGATGCCTATGTATCATCAGAGGAGTTTGATGATGTACGTTCGATGCTGGCGCGCTCATTAATGAATCTTGGAGAGCCGAAGCTCGCCGTAGTCGATGCAAATCATGCCAATAGAGGCGAGCTCGTTATTCTTCATAGCTTCGACGGACAGGAGTTAAACCGCGGCCTTGCTGAGCCAACCTGTAAGAATCTGCAGAGGATATGGACCCGTCCGGTACACGTGCTGACGCAGGATAAGGATGGGACTAGGCGTAGAATAAGTTATGACGGTAAAACACTTAGCTCACAAAAAGCTTCGGATGATTATCAAGGGTACTTTGAGAGGATAGGGTAGGAGGTATTATGACGCTCGATCCAAGTCATTCTAAATCTAGGCAGACCGCTATTGAGCAACAGTCCTTCTCTCTGGAGACCGCTTCACTTGGTATTGAGCCCGATGTAAAGCGCTTTCGGGATATAGTTAAAGGCAAGGTTCGAGAGGATCTCACCGAATACATCACAAGTGATGAGATCATAGCCCAGCATGGGAACGATATGATCTCAGTACCTGTTAAAGAGATAACCATCCCCCGTTTCATCTTCGGCGCAAATGATAAGGGAGTTGGAGAGGGAGAAGGAGAGGATGGTGATGGCCCTGGTGGCAGGCGAGGAGGTACAGGTGAGGGAAAACATCTTCGTGAGGAGAAGTTCCATATAGAGGAGTTGGCAGACCTACTTGGAGAAGAGCTTAAGCTGCCACGCATTAAGCCCAGGCTTACCTCTGGACTGGAGGATGCAGTTCCACGTTACGAGGGGATCTCGCGGCGCGGGCCCCCTGCACTTAGGGACCATAAGAGAACCTTTAAAGAGGCTCTCAAGCGTGCGGTAGCTGAGGAGAGCTATGACGATAAAGATCCAAATATAGTTCCGATCAAGGATGATTTTCGATATCGGAGTGCGCGGCTAAAACCACGCCCCAAAACTAATGCTGTGATCTTCTACGTGATCGATGTCTCTGG
This is a stretch of genomic DNA from Pseudomonadota bacterium. It encodes these proteins:
- a CDS encoding SMC family ATPase, which translates into the protein VNSSIRPRMAELASEYLADLTDGRYSAVELAEDFTPTVVEDGEAKRVISGGEEDILNLCMRISLSHMLAERAGQSFSLLMLDEVFGSLDEGRRSNVLALLEKLRRRFEQIIIITHLDDIKDGVQHLIQVEYEESSGTAQVVSAQDLSTGAHERAIAL
- a CDS encoding SpoVR family protein; this translates as MSDLEHNAAKNNDVPSLDTEAFRRHKITVHEFAGSRGAQERLIQGWKNEIEEIVKSICPLDFFPQEFVVVNWKQLQVILAREGFPKRYEHWRFGQNYESQSVRDSYGLGRTYELVINTDPCIAYLLDSNSVQETRTVMAHVYFHNIFFKHNAYFKATDRRMLDKMGDHAERIKRYQEEHGPLVVESFLDNCLSLDNLIDVHSVALRRASNEVVQRSTLERRALDPIKPARFDVPEYLDRYVNPPEVLRAQVERETKERDQRLKRLPPEPEQDILLFLMTHAPLDPWQQDVLSMVRNESYYFAPQRMTKIMNEGWASYWHSKCMTEHLLPRYPSETVDYCDFNSSVLQPWGKSINPYRLGVRLLRDIEERWDKGKFGHEWDDCRDMEARHNWDKKIGLGQEEILRAMITHNDLTFIYHYLTPEFCAENKLHTYEHDNEGDAYVSSEEFDDVRSMLARSLMNLGEPKLAVVDANHANRGELVILHSFDGQELNRGLAEPTCKNLQRIWTRPVHVLTQDKDGTRRRISYDGKTLSSQKASDDYQGYFERIG
- a CDS encoding DUF444 family protein; translation: MTLDPSHSKSRQTAIEQQSFSLETASLGIEPDVKRFRDIVKGKVREDLTEYITSDEIIAQHGNDMISVPVKEITIPRFIFGANDKGVGEGEGEDGDGPGGRRGGTGEGKHLREEKFHIEELADLLGEELKLPRIKPRLTSGLEDAVPRYEGISRRGPPALRDHKRTFKEALKRAVAEESYDDKDPNIVPIKDDFRYRSARLKPRPKTNAVIFYVIDVSGSMGEEEKSLARNTAFWTDAWIDRQYQGTEKCYIIHDVSAKVVDRDTFFTTRESGGTVISSAYQLAKEQMFGRFSPDEWNIYLFHFSDGDNSSPADSQKALDLLKQDILPYVNLFGYVEIGASRTGGGFIEFLQPHLQDQEAAVLTHMGDRNDIIPVIKDLLGTGR